The genomic stretch GAGGAGTGGTGGACATGAAAAAGGTGAAGGATAGAAATAGAGACATGTAAGTAAATTCGACTcctatctttttatttattttatgaatcatacatttaataaaataataaacaataaaaagacacgGCTTACTATTTGCTATaacttattgtttttgtttgttttcaggacAGAAGATGAGACGGAATTGAATCTGGGCACATCCTTCTCAGCTGAAACTAACAGAAGAGATGAAGATGCCGACATGTAAGAACAATCACAGcacaaatattctttaaaattaaCCATCTGCACCTTTAAGAAAACACTTCCAGATACATTTGAGATATTTTGCAACCTGAGCCTGTTAGGCTTTGAGTCCACGTATGTGATGTCTTATTATCAGCAGTTTGACTTCGGCGCATTACATATTGGGCAATGGGCATACAGCTGTATACGATGCTTAAAAACTCTCTCCTTATGAATTTATTCCCAAAGGATGAAGTATATAGAGAcagagttaaaaaagaaaaaaggattgGTGGAAACCGAAGaacaaaaagtcaaagtaaaaaatCCTGAGGACCACCTCTACGAACTTCCCGAGAACATCCGAGTCAATTCTGCCAAGAAGACAGAGGAGATGTTGTCCAATCAGATGCTGAGTGGGATCCCAGAAGTTGACCTTGGCATCGAGTATGTTCAGAAAGCTGCTAAAATGATCCTCGCTTTCACTGTGCGTAACCCATTTGTTTTTGACTTTCCAGTGCGAAGATAAAGAATATTATCCAGACAGAGGAGGCAAAAGCAAAACTAATCGCTGAGCAAAGgaacaagaaaaaagacaatGGCACATCGTTTGTGCCCACTAACATTGCAGTGAATTACGTTCAACATAACCGCTGTAAGTTCTGGGAACTTTTGAGTTTTAACTTGGAAAAATATTGACT from Oryzias melastigma strain HK-1 linkage group LG9, ASM292280v2, whole genome shotgun sequence encodes the following:
- the lg9h9orf78 gene encoding telomere length and silencing protein 1 homolog, whose product is MPSGKNFRRRKESSDDEEEDETTEEVRSKLEETKEIQSLRKRQSGVSLTALLVGEKLPPEAEIDNDPFKLKTGGVVDMKKVKDRNRDMTEDETELNLGTSFSAETNRRDEDADMMKYIETELKKKKGLVETEEQKVKVKNPEDHLYELPENIRVNSAKKTEEMLSNQMLSGIPEVDLGIDAKIKNIIQTEEAKAKLIAEQRNKKKDNGTSFVPTNIAVNYVQHNRFYHEDSNAAQRHHRHKEPEPKPRPLRVGDTEKPGPDAPSPPNYRKRPNNEKATDDYHYEKFKKMNRRY